A region of Sesamum indicum cultivar Zhongzhi No. 13 linkage group LG7, S_indicum_v1.0, whole genome shotgun sequence DNA encodes the following proteins:
- the LOC105166388 gene encoding ATPase 8, plasma membrane-type-like has translation MASNMSLEDVRNETVDLENIPIEEVFQELKCTRDGLTSDEGAKRLQIFGANKLEEKKESKFLKFLGFMWNPLSWVMELAAIMAIVLANGGGKPPDYPDFIGIVVLLFINSTISFIEENNAGNAAAALMAGLAPKTKVLRDGKWSEQEASILVPGDLISVKLGDIIPADARLLEGDPLKIDQSALTGESLAVTKYPGDEVFSGSTCKQGEIEAVVIATGVHTFFGKAAHLVDSTNNVGHFQKVLTAIGNFCICSIALGMIIEIIVMYPIQHRRYRDGIDNLLVLLIGGIPIAMPTVLSVTMAIGSHRLSQQGAITKRMTAIEEMAGMDVLCSDKTGTLTLNKLTVDKNLIEVFPKNADKDTVILLAARASRTENQDAIDASIVNMLSDPKEARAGIIEVHFLPFNPVDKRTAITYYDSNGNWHRCSKGAPEQIIELCQLKGDNLKRAHEIIDNFANRGLRSLAVARQTIPEKNKESAGDPWEFVGLLPLFDPPRHDSAETIKKALDLGVNVKMITGDQLAIGKETGRRLGMGTNMYPSSTLLGQSKDESIASMPVEELIEKADGFAGVFPEHKYEIVKKLQERKHICGMTGDGVNDAPALKKADIGIAVADATDAARSASDIVLTEPGLSVIVSAVLTSRAIFQRMKNYTIYAVSITIRIVMGFMLIALIWKFDFSPFMVLIIAILNDGTIMTISKDRVKPSPLPDSWKLKEIFATGIVLGTYMAIMTVIFFYLASDTDFFSDTFKVRSIRNNPEELTAALYLQVSIISQALIFVTRSRSWSFIERPGLLLVGAFLIAQLLATIIAVYAHWEFARIKGIGWGWGGIIWIYSIVTYIPLDILKFLIRFALSGKAWDSMIQKRTAFTTKKDYGKGEREAQWAVAQRTLHGLSTTESSELLNDKSYRELSEIADMAKRRAEVARLRELHTLKGHVESVVKLKGLDINAIQQNYTV, from the exons ATGGCTTCCAATATGTCGTTGGAAGATGTCAGAAATGAAACAGTGGATCTT GAAAATATCCCCATTGAAGAAGTATTCCAAGAGTTGAAATGTACAAGGGATGGTTTGACATCAGATGAAGGAGCCAAAAGGCTCCAGATTTTTGGAGCCAATAAGCTTGAGGAGAAAAAGGAGAGCAAATTCTTGAAGTTCTTAGGGTTCATGTGGAATCCTCTGTCTTGGGTTATGGAGCTTGCAGCCATCATGGCCATTGTTTTGGCCAATGGAGGG GGCAAGCCCCCAGATTACCCAGACTTCATTGGTATTGTCGTGCTCTTGTTCATCAACTCGACCATTAGTTTCATCGAAGAAAATAATGCAGGAAACGCTGCAGCTGCCCTTATGGCTGGCCTTGCTCCCAAGACCAAG GTTTTGAGAGATGGTAAGTGGTCTGAGCAGGAAGCTTCAATCCTTGTTCCGGGAGACTTGATCAGCGTCAAGTTGGGGGATATTATCCCTGCTGATGCTCGTCTCCTGGAAGGTGATCCTTTGAAGATCGATCAGTCGGCCCTCACTGGAGAATCCCTTGCTGTAACCAAGTACCCTGGTGATGAAGTCTTCTCTGGTTCCACCTGCAAGCAAGGTGAGATTGAGGCTGTAGTCATCGCCACTGGTGTTCACACCTTCTTTGGCAAAGCTGCTCATCTTGTTGATAGCACCAACAACGTTGGACACTTCCAAAAG GTGTTGACCGCCATTGGGAACTTCTGTATCTGCTCCATTGCTTTGGGGATGATCATTGAAATTATAGTGATGTACCCCATCCAACACAGAAGGTACAGAGATGGAATTGATAATCTGTTGGTGTTGCTCATTGGAGGTATCCCAATTGCTATGCCGACAGTCTTGTCTGTGACCATGGCCATTGGATCTCATCGCCTGTCGCAACAAGGTGCCATCACAAAGAGAATGACAGCCATTGAGGAAATGGCCGGCATGGACGTGCTTTGCAGTGACAAAACCGGCACCCTCACCCTCAACAAGCTCACTGTGGACAAGAATTTGATTGAGGTGTTTCCCAAGAATGCTGACAAGGACACTGTTATCTTGCTTGCTGCCAGGGCTTCCAGAACAGAGAACCAAGACGCCATCGATGCTTCGATCGTTAACATGCTCAGTGATCCCAAAGAg GCTAGAGCAGGAATTATTGAGGTTCACTTCTTACCCTTCAACCCGGTGGACAAACGTACTGCTATTACTTACTATGATTCTAATGGAAACTGGCACAGATGCAGCAAGGGTGCTCCTGAGCAA ATCATTGAACTTTGTCAACTCAAAGGTGATAACCTAAAGAGGGCTCATGAGATCATCGACAACTTTGCGAACCGTGGTCTACGATCACTTGCCGTTGCACGACAG ACTATTCctgagaaaaacaaagaaagtgCTGGTGATCCTTGGGAGTTCGTAGGCTTGTTGCCTTTATTTGATCCCCCAAGACATGATAGTGCTGAGACTATCAAGAAAGCCCTTGACCTTGGTGTGAACGTGAAGATGATCACCGGTGACCAGCTAGCTATTGGTAAAGAGACTGGGCGTAGGTTGGGAATGGGTACCAACATGTATCCATCCTCCACCCTTCTTGGCCAGAGCAAGGATGAGTCTATTGCTTCAATGCCCGTTGAAGAGCTCATAGAGAAGGCTGATGGCTTTGCAGGGGTCTTCCCAG AGCACAAATATGAGATTGTGAAGAAGCTGCAAGAGAGAAAGCACATTTGTGGTATGACTGGAGATGGTGTGAATGATGCACCAGCACTCAAGAAGGCAGATATTGGCATTGCAGTAGCAGATGCAACTGATGCTGCTAGGAGTGCATCAGACATTGTTTTGACTGAGCCTGGACTTAGCGTGATTGTAAGCGCGGTGCTTACAAGTCGAGCCATCTTCCAGAGAATGAAGAATTATACTATTTATGCCGTTTCCATCACCATTCGTATTGTCATGGGATTCATGCTTATTGCCCTCATCTGGAAATTTGACTTCTCACCTTTCATGGTTTTGATCATCGCTATCCTGAATGATGGTACCATCATGACCATTTCTAAAGATAGGGTGAAGCCATCTCCACTACCTGACTCATGGAAACTTAAGGAAATCTTTGCCACCGGCATTGTCCTTGGGACCTACATGGCTATCATGACTGTCATTTTCTTCTACCTCGCATCTGATACTGATTTCTTCTCT GATACCTTTAAGGTGAGATCAATCAGGAACAATCCCGAGGAGCTTACTGCTGCCCTTTACCTTCAAGTGAGCATTATTAGTCAGGCACTCATCTTTGTGACGAGATCAAGAAGCTGGTCATTTATCGAGCGCCCTGGTCTCTTGCTTGTCGGAGCTTTCTTGATTGCCCAGTTG TTGGCTACCATTATTGCTGTATACGCACACTGGGAATTCGCAAGAATTAAGGGCATTGGTTGGGGTTGGGGTGGAATCATTTGGATCTACAGCATTGTCACTTACATCCCACTTGACATTCTCAAGTTTTTGATTCGCTTTGCATTGAGCGGCAAAGCTTGGGATTCCATGATCCAGAAAAGG ACTGCATTCACCACCAAGAAAGATTATGGTAAGGGTGAGAGAGAAGCACAGTGGGCAGTAGCTCAACGCACCCTTCATGGCCTCTCGACAACCGAATCCTCCGAATTGCTCAATGACAAAAGCTATAGGGAACTGTCTGAGATCGCCGATATGGCAAAGAGAAGGGCTGAAGTTGCAAG GCTAAGGGAGCTGCACACTCTTAAGGGACACGTCGAGTCGGTCGTCAAGCTAAAGGGATTGGACATTAATGCTATCCAACAAAACTACACTGTGTAA